A genomic window from Chrysoperla carnea chromosome 3, inChrCarn1.1, whole genome shotgun sequence includes:
- the LOC123295810 gene encoding uncharacterized protein LOC123295810, producing MKLAVLVLLGIVAVSLARPQKDGAVYSKEAIRQAQNTYLIPKDAEIQKVQEGIELAAYEQIPGNQKINLFEILGDQVPSEVINNLQGQIDKIGQN from the exons ATGAAATTGGCAGTATTGGTATTACTTGGAATTGTTGCTGTCAGTTTAGCACGACCACAAAAAGATGGGGCTGTATATAGTAAAGAAGCAATTCGTCAAGCACAAAACACATATTTAATTCCAAAAGATGCAGAAATCCAAAAG gtACAAGAAGGAATTGAATTAGCTGCATATGAACAAATACCTGGAAATCAAAAAATCAACTTATTCGAAATTTTAGGTGATCAAGTACCTTCAGAAGTAATCAACAATCTCCAAggacaaattgataaaatagGTCAAAATTAA